A section of the Veillonella criceti genome encodes:
- the rph gene encoding ribonuclease PH, with product MRIDGRNPKAVRPIKITRHFTAYAEGSVLIEFGNTKVLCNASVEPKVPRFMKGEGRGWVTAEYSLLPRATQTRNSREAAKGKQTGRTVEIQRLIGRALRAVVDLEALGENTITLDCDVLQADGGTRTAAITGSFVALVDAVNTLFKGTGVYPVRDYCAAISVGIGSEGPITDLCYEEDSKAVVDMNVVRTGSGALIEVQGTGEHGTFSRDELNALLDLAETATDDLMKAQKEALGEAAQHIGATYEDSSSDAQ from the coding sequence ATGAGAATTGATGGTAGAAATCCAAAGGCTGTACGGCCTATTAAAATTACACGTCATTTTACAGCGTATGCCGAAGGGTCTGTATTAATTGAGTTTGGCAATACGAAGGTACTTTGTAATGCATCAGTAGAACCTAAAGTACCTCGTTTTATGAAAGGCGAAGGTCGTGGTTGGGTGACCGCAGAGTATTCTTTATTGCCGCGTGCAACGCAGACTCGTAATAGTCGTGAAGCCGCAAAAGGTAAGCAAACGGGTCGGACTGTTGAAATTCAACGCTTGATTGGTCGTGCATTGCGGGCGGTGGTTGATTTAGAGGCTCTCGGAGAAAATACCATTACATTAGATTGCGATGTATTACAAGCTGATGGTGGTACACGTACGGCTGCGATTACTGGTTCTTTTGTTGCCTTAGTAGATGCAGTGAACACGCTATTTAAAGGGACCGGTGTCTATCCAGTACGTGATTATTGTGCCGCTATTTCTGTAGGCATTGGCAGTGAAGGACCTATTACTGATTTATGTTATGAAGAAGACAGCAAAGCTGTTGTAGATATGAATGTAGTACGTACTGGTTCAGGAGCCCTTATAGAAGTACAAGGAACAGGCGAACATGGTACATTTAGCCGTGATGAGCTGAATGCTCTCTTAGATTTGGCTGAAACGGCGACTGATGATTTAATGAAAGCACAAAAAGAAGCGTTAGGTGAAGCGGCACAGCATATAGGAGCGACGTATGAAGATAGTAGTAGCGACGCACAATAA
- a CDS encoding hydantoinase/oxoprolinase family protein, whose product MLLGLDVGGTFTDAVVIDEGHILQSHKCRTTKPDLMQGIEAALAGVAKAIEPSKVTRITLSTTMVTNALVMNQVEPVDLYIIPGPGMDIRPLLPVDPIVLSGYTDHRGSLTAPLKSTKLSELAMHKQYKRAAVSAKFAVRNPSLEQTLVKTLNEIGYESVSAGAQLSGSLNFPRRTISAYFNSAVQNTFQEFANAVEAALARYGLTAPIYILKADGGSLPLAHMQACPVETAFTGPAASVLGMAALQSMPKAMTVALDMGGTTTDISLWQAGKPLMARGGARIQSYSSAVRSFAVSSVGIGGESAVIVDDGDIQVGPHRMGPSMALGGEIPTLGDALIVLGRASYGEESRAWAGLRTLAANLKACSESSIEDDSVIRLAQDIVAKAVAVIVKGITTSVSQENKLPIYVVRDIVEPVVFKPEQLVAVGGTAESLAPFVAQALQLPLEIPTNAPVANAVGAAVAKETLMITLHLDTAKGILVVPELGIHEKNRSLHSAAEVEQMALTYLAQEGQRLGLHNANEGHIVAVEDVPIIEGWQSIHRLITVKAQLEPGVSLYVK is encoded by the coding sequence ATGTTATTAGGTCTTGATGTAGGTGGTACCTTTACAGATGCAGTAGTGATTGATGAAGGGCATATTTTACAAAGTCATAAATGTCGCACTACAAAGCCTGATTTGATGCAAGGCATTGAAGCGGCTCTGGCTGGGGTGGCAAAGGCCATTGAACCTAGTAAAGTAACACGTATTACCTTGTCGACTACAATGGTAACCAATGCGCTAGTAATGAATCAGGTAGAACCAGTAGATTTATATATTATTCCTGGGCCTGGCATGGACATTCGGCCGTTATTGCCAGTAGACCCAATTGTACTTAGTGGGTATACGGATCATCGTGGTTCTTTAACAGCCCCTTTGAAATCAACGAAATTATCTGAGTTAGCTATGCATAAACAATATAAACGAGCGGCCGTTTCTGCTAAATTCGCTGTACGGAATCCTAGTTTAGAACAGACATTAGTGAAAACATTGAATGAGATAGGTTATGAAAGTGTATCAGCAGGCGCCCAGTTAAGTGGTTCTTTGAATTTTCCGCGTCGAACAATTAGCGCTTATTTTAATAGTGCTGTGCAAAATACGTTTCAAGAGTTTGCTAATGCTGTAGAAGCTGCTTTAGCTAGATATGGGCTGACAGCGCCGATATACATATTAAAAGCTGATGGTGGTTCATTACCATTAGCCCATATGCAGGCTTGCCCTGTAGAAACCGCTTTTACAGGACCTGCTGCGAGTGTATTAGGAATGGCCGCGTTACAATCGATGCCAAAAGCTATGACCGTTGCGCTGGATATGGGCGGTACGACTACCGATATTTCACTTTGGCAAGCAGGAAAACCGCTTATGGCACGTGGTGGTGCAAGAATTCAAAGTTATTCGAGTGCAGTCCGTTCTTTTGCCGTTAGTTCAGTAGGCATTGGTGGTGAGTCAGCCGTTATTGTAGATGATGGTGATATACAAGTGGGGCCTCATCGAATGGGACCTTCTATGGCTTTAGGTGGCGAGATACCTACCTTAGGTGATGCCTTAATTGTATTAGGCCGTGCTTCTTATGGCGAGGAATCAAGGGCCTGGGCAGGATTACGCACATTAGCAGCCAATTTAAAGGCGTGTAGTGAGTCTTCTATTGAGGATGATTCTGTTATTAGGTTAGCTCAAGATATAGTAGCAAAAGCTGTGGCGGTGATTGTTAAGGGGATTACTACATCGGTAAGCCAAGAAAATAAACTCCCTATTTATGTAGTTCGTGATATTGTTGAGCCTGTTGTTTTTAAACCAGAACAATTAGTGGCAGTCGGTGGAACTGCTGAGTCATTGGCTCCTTTTGTGGCGCAAGCTTTGCAACTACCACTAGAAATTCCTACTAATGCGCCAGTTGCTAATGCAGTAGGCGCTGCCGTGGCAAAGGAAACATTAATGATAACACTTCATTTAGATACAGCTAAAGGTATATTAGTTGTACCTGAGTTAGGCATTCATGAAAAGAATCGTTCCCTTCATTCCGCTGCTGAAGTGGAGCAAATGGCTTTAACATATTTAGCCCAAGAGGGGCAACGTCTAGGTTTACACAATGCAAATGAGGGCCATATTGTGGCCGTAGAAGATGTTCCGATTATTGAAGGCTGGCAATCCATACATCGTTTAATTACGGTCAAAGCACAGTTAGAACCGGGGGTGAGCTTGTATGTTAAATAA
- the murI gene encoding glutamate racemase yields the protein MSRLGPAEVKKLPIGVFDSGVGGLTVLSVLRTMFPHEDFVYVGDSANNPVGNRPKAEISQIAMNIGHFLATVPVKMAVVACNTFSVVALEDLQATFDFPVIGVSKGVRTAIDMSQTRSIAIMATKATIESHKHKEEAQELDASVAVWEQACPDLAHLIEQGHLRDEVIHSSTNAYLTPIIASGADTVVLGCTHFPFLTELMQGLAGPKMQFIDPSYETAQEVKEVLTAQQLMNPQTNPGTLDICFTKDLPLAKRMISLLIPPEEFTLRHITL from the coding sequence ATGAGTAGACTAGGACCGGCTGAGGTAAAAAAATTGCCTATCGGCGTATTTGATTCTGGTGTAGGTGGCTTGACTGTATTGTCTGTTTTACGGACTATGTTTCCTCATGAAGATTTTGTTTATGTAGGCGATAGTGCTAATAATCCAGTAGGTAATCGGCCTAAAGCTGAAATAAGTCAGATTGCTATGAATATCGGTCATTTTTTAGCAACTGTACCTGTAAAAATGGCAGTTGTTGCTTGTAACACATTCTCTGTAGTGGCCTTAGAGGATTTACAAGCGACCTTTGATTTCCCCGTGATTGGAGTTAGTAAAGGGGTGCGGACCGCTATTGATATGAGTCAGACTCGTTCGATTGCTATTATGGCAACCAAGGCGACGATTGAGAGTCATAAACATAAGGAAGAAGCGCAAGAATTAGATGCTTCTGTAGCCGTGTGGGAACAGGCTTGTCCTGATTTAGCGCATTTAATTGAACAGGGGCATTTGCGCGATGAAGTGATTCATTCGTCTACCAATGCATATTTAACACCGATTATCGCGAGTGGTGCAGATACGGTAGTTTTAGGTTGTACACATTTTCCGTTTTTGACGGAATTGATGCAGGGGTTAGCTGGCCCTAAGATGCAATTTATTGATCCTTCTTATGAAACAGCTCAAGAAGTGAAAGAGGTGTTAACTGCACAACAGTTAATGAATCCACAGACTAATCCGGGTACATTAGATATTTGTTTTACTAAAGATTTACCACTAGCGAAACGAATGATTTCGTTGTTGATTCCGCCAGAAGAATTTACGCTTCGGCATATTACTTTATAA
- a CDS encoding molybdopterin-binding protein → MKRVSVAEAVGQVLAHDIARIVIGEVKDTPFRRGHVISSEDIELLLTLGKEHVFVQEAGDEEAFAHKLHEEDVALGLYEVCAHESLYASEIREGKIEALAAWDGMLSIDVNRLNMINSIGELTIVTKYNHQAVRKGDKVAGMRCIPLWLEGVQLEQARRIGQGAPLMQIKPFVRKRIGLVTTGSEVAKGRIKDAFRPRIEERAASFGMTVIAQEIVTDDTEAIMKAIETVKQAGADIIFCTGGMSVDPDDLTPGAIARSAAQVVTYGLPVLPGSMVCIAYMADGTPLIGLPGGVLFSQPTAFDILLPRLAADDPITKADCVALGHGGLQ, encoded by the coding sequence ATGAAACGAGTTTCTGTAGCAGAGGCCGTAGGTCAAGTATTGGCTCATGATATTGCACGTATTGTTATTGGTGAAGTGAAAGATACCCCGTTTCGCCGTGGTCATGTAATAAGTTCTGAAGATATAGAGTTATTATTAACGTTAGGTAAAGAACATGTCTTTGTACAAGAAGCGGGCGATGAAGAGGCTTTTGCCCATAAATTGCATGAAGAAGATGTCGCACTCGGCTTATATGAAGTATGTGCCCATGAAAGTTTATATGCTTCTGAAATCCGTGAAGGTAAAATCGAAGCCTTGGCTGCTTGGGACGGTATGCTCAGTATTGATGTTAATCGTTTGAACATGATTAATAGTATTGGTGAATTGACGATTGTCACAAAGTATAATCATCAAGCTGTGCGTAAAGGGGATAAAGTAGCGGGTATGCGTTGTATTCCTTTATGGCTTGAAGGGGTACAGTTAGAGCAAGCACGAAGGATTGGACAAGGGGCACCACTTATGCAGATTAAACCATTTGTGCGTAAGCGTATAGGTTTAGTTACTACTGGTTCGGAGGTAGCTAAGGGACGAATCAAAGATGCATTTCGCCCACGTATTGAAGAACGGGCGGCTTCTTTTGGGATGACGGTTATTGCGCAAGAAATTGTCACTGATGATACAGAAGCGATTATGAAGGCCATTGAAACGGTAAAGCAGGCTGGTGCTGATATTATATTTTGTACTGGTGGCATGAGTGTTGATCCTGATGATTTAACGCCTGGTGCGATCGCACGAAGTGCAGCTCAAGTGGTAACATATGGTTTGCCGGTATTGCCTGGTTCCATGGTTTGTATTGCCTATATGGCTGATGGAACTCCGCTTATTGGTTTACCTGGTGGCGTATTATTTAGTCAACCGACAGCATTTGATATATTGTTACCGCGATTAGCCGCTGATGATCCAATTACCAAAGCTGATTGTGTAGCCTTAGGACATGGTGGTTTACAATAA
- the speD gene encoding adenosylmethionine decarboxylase, producing METSVKPIKKMKLYGFNNLTKTLSFNIYDICYTSTEAEKRQYIEYIDEVYNAQRLTDILTDVSHMIGANVLNIAKQDYDPQGASVTILISEEEIQKEDVVCHLDKSHLTVHTYPESHPYRGISTFRADIDVSTCGQISPLKALNYLISSFDSDIISLDYRVRGFTRDVQGKKLYIDHRINSIQNYIDAKTKNLYNMIDVNVYQENIFHTKMMLKEYDINNYLFGITEEDLTPKERKHINQLLKQEMAEIFYGRNLPTLKQ from the coding sequence ATGGAGACATCCGTAAAACCGATTAAGAAAATGAAATTATACGGTTTTAATAACTTGACGAAAACATTGAGTTTTAACATTTATGATATTTGTTATACAAGTACAGAGGCTGAAAAGCGACAGTATATCGAATACATTGATGAAGTGTATAATGCACAACGGCTAACGGATATTTTGACTGATGTGTCTCATATGATTGGGGCCAATGTCCTTAACATTGCGAAGCAGGATTATGATCCACAAGGGGCGAGTGTTACGATTTTAATTTCTGAAGAAGAAATCCAGAAAGAAGATGTGGTATGTCATTTGGATAAAAGCCATTTGACTGTTCATACGTATCCTGAAAGCCATCCATATCGTGGAATTAGTACATTCCGTGCCGATATTGATGTGTCTACTTGTGGTCAGATTTCACCACTTAAAGCTTTGAATTATTTAATTAGTAGTTTTGACTCCGATATTATAAGCCTTGATTATCGCGTTCGTGGTTTTACCCGTGACGTACAAGGTAAAAAACTCTATATTGATCATCGCATTAACTCCATTCAAAATTATATTGATGCTAAAACTAAGAATTTGTATAACATGATTGATGTTAACGTATATCAGGAAAATATCTTCCATACTAAAATGATGCTCAAAGAATATGATATTAATAATTATCTTTTTGGGATTACTGAAGAAGACTTAACACCGAAGGAACGTAAACATATTAATCAGTTATTGAAACAGGAAATGGCTGAAATTTTTTATGGTAGAAATCTACCAACTTTGAAACAGTAG
- a CDS encoding YfcE family phosphodiesterase, with protein MHRIGIISDTHGYLEVIDKILVDTADWQLDVWLHAGDYGDDARYMATKTGVPVIAVRGNNDRQRPFEPREQLIPFQDTYVYMTHGDQFLPYNRIQDVMSLGASMGATLCIAGHSHHHAMYEHQGCLFVNPGSPALPRDKSGGTFAVATYENGQFKGQFYYLKEKPWLKPD; from the coding sequence GTGCATCGTATAGGAATTATAAGCGATACCCATGGGTACTTAGAGGTAATTGATAAAATTTTAGTTGATACGGCTGATTGGCAGTTAGATGTATGGTTGCATGCCGGTGATTATGGGGATGATGCTCGTTATATGGCAACAAAGACTGGAGTACCGGTGATTGCAGTGCGCGGTAATAATGACCGTCAACGTCCTTTTGAACCGAGGGAACAATTGATACCCTTTCAAGATACATATGTATATATGACACATGGTGATCAGTTTTTACCATATAATCGGATTCAGGACGTTATGAGTTTAGGCGCTAGTATGGGGGCGACCCTTTGTATTGCTGGGCATAGTCACCATCATGCTATGTATGAACATCAAGGCTGTTTATTTGTTAATCCAGGTAGCCCTGCTTTACCTAGGGATAAATCAGGGGGGACTTTTGCTGTGGCTACATATGAAAATGGTCAGTTTAAAGGGCAGTTCTATTACTTAAAGGAAAAACCTTGGTTAAAACCTGACTAA
- a CDS encoding coenzyme F420-0:L-glutamate ligase produces MANLELVPVHTRILTHRDDIVEAIMHYAGDNIGPEDIVCVAESVVAITQGRITRPEDLRPTWQARLLCRFVPAEGSMSSVYGMQSAMELDGKWKVFGAFILGAIAKAFRKDGVFYQISRAAALTDDVTGTMPPFDKHIVYGPKDADKVAERIVQRTGSYGAVVADVNDLKRAAVLGHSRGMDPKRIARILIDNPFGNDDQMTPIVIIKNFASISERQ; encoded by the coding sequence ATGGCAAATTTAGAATTAGTACCGGTTCATACTCGTATACTGACCCATCGAGATGATATTGTAGAAGCTATTATGCATTATGCAGGTGATAATATAGGGCCAGAAGATATTGTGTGTGTCGCTGAGTCAGTAGTGGCTATTACTCAGGGGCGGATTACTCGTCCAGAAGATTTACGGCCTACTTGGCAAGCTCGTTTATTATGTCGTTTTGTACCAGCTGAAGGCTCTATGAGTTCTGTATATGGTATGCAATCGGCCATGGAATTAGATGGCAAATGGAAAGTTTTTGGGGCGTTTATTCTAGGGGCCATTGCCAAAGCATTCCGTAAGGATGGTGTATTCTATCAAATTTCAAGAGCCGCAGCGTTGACAGATGATGTAACAGGGACTATGCCACCATTTGATAAACATATTGTATATGGTCCAAAAGATGCGGATAAGGTAGCAGAACGCATTGTACAACGCACTGGTAGTTATGGGGCTGTTGTGGCTGATGTTAATGATTTGAAACGAGCGGCTGTATTGGGCCATAGTCGTGGTATGGACCCTAAGCGCATCGCACGTATTTTGATTGATAATCCATTTGGCAATGATGACCAGATGACGCCAATCGTTATTATTAAAAATTTTGCCTCCATTTCGGAACGGCAATAA
- a CDS encoding XTP/dITP diphosphatase, producing MKIVVATHNKGKLREFKAALEPLGIETVSVGDIVAVPEPEETGTTFLENARIKAQYYMKATQLPCLADDSGLAVDSLGGEPGVYSARYAGEACDDEANNRKLVSALREVPFEKRTAHYVCELVLAYPDGREVKATGCCDGIIQDKPVGDGGFGYDSYFYVPQFQKTMAQISMEEKNAISHRGLALQNLLQQLKID from the coding sequence ATGAAGATAGTAGTAGCGACGCACAATAAAGGTAAACTGCGAGAATTTAAAGCGGCCTTAGAACCACTAGGTATTGAAACTGTTAGTGTTGGTGATATTGTGGCAGTCCCCGAGCCGGAAGAAACAGGGACTACTTTTTTAGAGAATGCTCGTATTAAGGCACAATATTATATGAAAGCTACGCAACTGCCTTGTTTAGCTGATGATAGTGGGCTCGCTGTTGATAGTTTAGGTGGTGAACCTGGTGTATATTCAGCACGGTATGCTGGTGAAGCTTGTGACGATGAAGCAAATAATAGAAAACTTGTTAGTGCCTTACGTGAGGTACCGTTTGAAAAACGGACAGCTCATTATGTATGTGAGTTAGTACTAGCGTATCCTGATGGCCGTGAAGTTAAAGCTACGGGATGTTGCGATGGTATAATTCAAGATAAACCTGTCGGTGATGGGGGCTTTGGTTATGATTCTTATTTTTATGTGCCCCAGTTTCAAAAAACGATGGCGCAAATTAGTATGGAAGAAAAAAACGCCATTAGTCATCGCGGGTTAGCATTACAAAATTTATTACAACAATTAAAAATAGATTAG
- a CDS encoding acyl-CoA thioesterase: MFSTSLQVRFYETDMMSVAHHTNHLRWFELGRVEFFRACGITLWDMMNDGIVFPITKVACEYKEPARFDDILTVEVTVAKITRAQCVFTYRIVREADGALIATGETQNVFTDKATGKVVRLSDTYYVPMMRTMKERQSV; the protein is encoded by the coding sequence ATGTTTAGCACATCATTGCAAGTGCGATTTTACGAAACCGATATGATGTCAGTGGCACATCACACTAATCACTTACGATGGTTTGAGCTAGGTCGTGTGGAATTTTTTAGAGCTTGTGGTATTACCTTATGGGATATGATGAACGATGGGATTGTGTTTCCGATTACAAAAGTAGCTTGCGAATACAAGGAACCAGCCCGTTTTGATGATATATTGACAGTAGAAGTGACAGTGGCTAAAATCACACGTGCGCAGTGCGTGTTTACGTATCGAATTGTGCGGGAAGCGGATGGGGCTTTGATTGCTACTGGTGAAACGCAAAATGTATTTACGGATAAAGCAACAGGCAAGGTAGTCCGTCTAAGTGACACTTACTATGTGCCTATGATGCGGACCATGAAGGAGAGACAGAGCGTATGA
- a CDS encoding GntR family transcriptional regulator: MGKQEEYHLNAIDSIGRLPLSEQVYVTLKQAILTGALKPQVKLNEVKIAEQLNVSATPVREAFRKLAKDNLVVIKPWKGVTVKGYTPEEIIGMYQCREVMEGLGARLCAEVCTEEQIEELQSLCDAGAATTDAEERVQINSRFHTLISFFSQNERVMDYLGEFREMVNRDMYISTMDQARTDSCNQEHAEIMDAIRNHNPEAAEQAMRNHIRNAFVFKKAHADLRAKKFGV; encoded by the coding sequence ATGGGTAAGCAAGAAGAATATCATCTTAATGCGATTGATTCTATTGGTCGTTTACCATTGAGTGAGCAAGTGTATGTAACATTAAAGCAAGCGATTTTAACAGGCGCTTTGAAGCCACAAGTTAAATTGAATGAAGTAAAAATTGCAGAGCAGTTGAATGTAAGTGCTACTCCTGTTCGTGAAGCCTTTCGTAAATTAGCTAAAGATAATTTAGTGGTTATTAAGCCTTGGAAAGGTGTTACGGTAAAAGGCTATACGCCAGAAGAGATTATTGGCATGTATCAGTGCCGTGAAGTGATGGAAGGATTAGGGGCTCGTTTATGTGCTGAAGTTTGTACAGAAGAGCAGATTGAAGAATTACAGAGCCTTTGTGACGCGGGGGCTGCTACGACTGATGCCGAAGAACGAGTACAGATTAATAGTCGTTTTCATACATTAATTTCTTTTTTCTCACAGAATGAGCGCGTGATGGACTATTTAGGTGAGTTCCGTGAAATGGTCAATCGTGATATGTATATTAGTACGATGGATCAGGCCCGGACAGATTCTTGTAATCAAGAACATGCTGAAATTATGGATGCTATTCGAAATCATAATCCTGAAGCAGCGGAACAAGCTATGCGCAATCATATTCGGAATGCTTTTGTATTTAAGAAGGCACATGCTGATTTACGAGCTAAAAAATTTGGCGTGTAA
- a CDS encoding diacylglycerol/lipid kinase family protein — protein sequence MSRCLIIINPVSGGGRATQYAMELQWQLSTLFEHMEVKFTTKAGDATRFAKEATENGFHSVFCMGGDGTINETVNGIAQGGGTSKFGFVPVGTVNDMSRALGIPLEPLAAIRALKHSKIRHVDIGRCNDQYFCNNIAAGVIPKVVEEVTPKEKQLLGPLAYFVKGGQALFTTKDYSFHIKTEDHDFTIRSPLVIALLTNVVSSFEKFMPVASVDDGYMRIIIFREYFIMDVLRILPLILRGSIYTSKYVTILKVRKANITLLDDIELPTNMDGNKGPLMPVDLEVLPGFLQVYVPDKKKK from the coding sequence ATGAGTCGCTGTTTAATTATTATCAATCCCGTCTCGGGTGGAGGTCGTGCAACACAATACGCCATGGAATTACAATGGCAACTAAGCACCCTTTTTGAACATATGGAAGTAAAATTTACAACCAAAGCGGGAGATGCAACTCGTTTTGCAAAAGAGGCTACAGAAAACGGCTTTCATTCCGTATTTTGTATGGGTGGTGACGGTACCATCAATGAAACGGTTAATGGCATTGCCCAAGGTGGTGGCACATCTAAATTCGGATTTGTCCCTGTAGGCACGGTCAATGACATGTCTAGAGCACTTGGTATTCCTTTAGAGCCACTGGCTGCTATACGGGCTTTAAAACATAGTAAAATTCGCCATGTAGATATTGGTCGCTGTAACGATCAATATTTTTGTAATAATATTGCCGCTGGTGTAATTCCAAAGGTCGTCGAAGAAGTAACACCTAAAGAAAAACAATTACTAGGTCCTTTAGCCTATTTCGTAAAAGGTGGTCAGGCCCTTTTCACAACCAAAGACTATAGTTTTCATATTAAAACGGAAGATCACGACTTTACCATTCGATCGCCATTAGTTATCGCTTTATTAACTAACGTAGTTTCTAGTTTTGAAAAATTTATGCCTGTAGCTTCCGTAGATGATGGATATATGCGGATTATCATTTTCCGAGAATATTTTATTATGGATGTGCTTCGTATATTACCATTAATTTTACGTGGTTCTATTTACACATCAAAATACGTAACGATTTTAAAAGTCCGAAAAGCCAACATCACATTATTAGACGATATCGAATTGCCTACTAATATGGATGGCAACAAAGGTCCACTTATGCCTGTTGACTTAGAAGTATTACCAGGCTTTTTACAAGTCTATGTACCTGATAAAAAGAAAAAATAA
- a CDS encoding histone deacetylase family protein, with product MLNKNKQTEANLGLVFFPAFDWKISATHPERQERLLYTRDQLLEEGLLEHPAIREYNPLLASWQDIERVHVGAPSLQKWVTEAHRVSVGGAIAAAEAVMRGEVKRAFSLVRPPGHHAMTMVHGIRGFCTVNVEAIMIAYLRRHYGVKRVAIVDTDVHHGDGSQDVFYHDPDTLFISFHQDGRTLYPGTGFMYEYGGPQAVGSTVNIPLPPGTGDEGMLKVLQEVVLPMLADFQPDIIINSAGQDNHFSDPLANMMVTAKGYAQLTDLLQADIAVLEGGYSVQEALPYVNTGIVLSMAGLDYSQVIEPAFDAYSNRQRNDVTQRIDGIIKQWQHQWQRRYEMQVDALLGLGDYWQDQHQIYYDETGISEYRKETIRLYPDKVGWHSIDSRSDGGPFGSQHVFATFIPWQADEICRQDAYDATWMAKKEGKAQRYVVVDPMKDIQEEL from the coding sequence ATGTTAAATAAGAATAAGCAAACAGAAGCTAACTTAGGATTAGTCTTTTTTCCTGCTTTTGATTGGAAGATATCGGCAACACATCCTGAACGACAAGAGCGCTTATTATATACGCGTGACCAATTATTAGAAGAGGGCCTATTAGAGCATCCTGCTATTCGAGAATATAATCCGCTACTAGCATCGTGGCAAGATATAGAACGCGTTCATGTAGGGGCACCGTCTTTACAAAAATGGGTGACAGAAGCTCATCGTGTTTCGGTTGGTGGAGCTATAGCAGCGGCGGAAGCGGTTATGCGTGGTGAAGTGAAACGAGCATTCTCCCTTGTGCGACCACCAGGCCATCATGCGATGACTATGGTCCATGGTATTCGTGGGTTTTGTACGGTTAATGTAGAAGCTATTATGATTGCGTATTTACGTCGTCATTATGGTGTGAAACGAGTGGCAATTGTTGATACAGATGTACATCATGGTGATGGCTCTCAGGATGTGTTTTATCACGATCCGGATACACTGTTTATATCGTTTCATCAAGATGGCCGTACTTTATATCCAGGGACAGGGTTTATGTATGAATATGGTGGGCCACAAGCAGTAGGAAGCACGGTCAATATTCCACTGCCACCGGGTACTGGCGATGAAGGAATGCTCAAGGTGTTACAGGAAGTAGTGTTGCCTATGTTAGCTGATTTTCAGCCTGATATTATTATTAATTCTGCAGGACAAGACAATCATTTCAGTGATCCGTTAGCGAATATGATGGTAACAGCAAAAGGATATGCGCAACTTACTGATTTACTACAGGCTGATATTGCTGTGCTGGAAGGTGGCTATTCTGTGCAAGAAGCCTTGCCTTATGTAAATACGGGGATTGTGTTATCTATGGCTGGCCTTGATTATAGTCAAGTCATTGAGCCTGCTTTTGATGCCTATAGTAATCGTCAACGTAATGATGTGACGCAGCGTATTGATGGTATTATAAAACAATGGCAACACCAGTGGCAACGGCGCTATGAAATGCAAGTTGATGCTTTATTGGGGCTTGGTGACTATTGGCAGGATCAGCATCAAATTTACTATGATGAAACGGGCATTTCAGAGTATCGTAAGGAAACAATTAGACTCTATCCTGATAAAGTGGGTTGGCATAGTATTGACTCTCGTAGTGATGGCGGGCCTTTTGGCTCACAACATGTGTTTGCAACCTTTATTCCTTGGCAAGCTGATGAAATATGTCGCCAAGACGCTTACGATGCCACTTGGATGGCTAAAAAAGAAGGTAAGGCACAACGATATGTAGTGGTAGATCCGATGAAAGATATACAAGAGGAATTATAG